In Gossypium hirsutum isolate 1008001.06 chromosome D06, Gossypium_hirsutum_v2.1, whole genome shotgun sequence, one genomic interval encodes:
- the LOC107900548 gene encoding abscisic acid receptor PYL4: MPSSLQLHRTTTAVGTCHHQKQQPPPPTTLTTFFPLPTGVSFPDMVSAYHFHTLGPNQCCSAVVQTINAPVETVWSVVRRFDNPQAYKHFLKSCHVIVGDGNVGSLREVHVISGLPAAFSTERLEILDDEHHVLSFSVVGGVHRLNNYKSVTTLHASNKGNGTVVVESFVVDIPPGNTREDTCTFVDTIVRCNLQSLAQMAENMATKESLSSSP; the protein is encoded by the coding sequence ATGCCTTCCTCTTTGCAGCTCCACCGCACCACCACCGCCGTTGGCACCTGCCACCACCAAaaacaacaacctccaccccctacCACTCTCACGACCTTTTTCCCTCTTCCTACTGGCGTCTCCTTTCCCGACATGGTCTCCGCCTACCACTTCCACACCTTGGGTCCTAACCAGTGTTGCTCCGCTGTGGTTCAAACCATCAACGCCCCTGTCGAAACCGTCTGGTCGGTGGTTCGCCGTTTCGATAACCCTCAAGCTTACAAACACTTCCTCAAAAGCTGTCATGTCATCGTCGGTGACGGTAACGTAGGCAGCCTCCGTGAAGTCCACGTCATATCGGGTCTCCCCGCCGCTTTCAGCACCGAGAGGCTTGAAATCCTCGACGACGAACATCACGTGCTTAGCTTTAGCGTCGTCGGAGGTGTTCATCGGTTGAATAATTACAAGTCTGTCACGACTCTACacgcttcaaacaaaggtaacgGGACAGTTGTCGTGGAATCATTCGTGGTTGACATACCGCCCGGCAACACCAGAGAAGATACATGCACTTTCGTTGATACTATTGTACGTTGCAACCTTCAATCTTTGGCTCAAATGGCCGAAAATATGGCAACAAAAGAATCATTGTCATCATCCCCCTAA
- the LOC107900549 gene encoding protein trichome birefringence-like 33, whose translation MKPPLSSSSSAVLRKARLSPYLFTLLAFIVFVSILYGEDFMCTLGQLEPIPGRAMSKPVKRRGKLAFAIGKGEEGCDIFSGRWVRDELTRLLYEESECPYIQPQLTCQEHGRPDKDYQKWRWQPHGCDLPSFNATLMLETLRGKRMMFVGDSLNRGQYVSMICLLHKLIPNDQKSMKTHKNGSLTVFKARDYNTSIEFYWAPFLLESNSDNAVVHRISDRVVRKGSINKHGKNWKGVDILVFNTYLWWMTGLEMKVLKGSFEEENKEIIKVSTEEAYGMGMRSMLRWVRKNMDRKKTRVFFTSMSPTHAKGIDWGGEPGENCYNQTTMIEDPNYWGSDSRKSIMKVIGEVFSKSKYPITFLNITQLSNYRKDAHTSIYKKQWNPLTPEQLANPISYADCTHWCLPGLQDTWNELLFAKLFYP comes from the exons ATGAAACCACCATTGTCGTCTTCTTCCTCTGCTGTTCTTAGAAAAGCTCGACTCTCTCCTTACCTCTTTACGTTGTTAGCTTTCATTGTTTTCGTTTCTATTCTTTATGGAGAAGATTTCATGTGCACTCTTGGACAACTTGAACCAATTCCAGGCCGAGCCATGTCTAAACCTG TGAAAAGAAGAGGGAAGTTGGCATTCGCTATAGGGAAGGGCGAAGAAGGATGTGATATATTCAGTGGGAGGTGGgtgagggacgagttaactcggCTTCTCTATGAAGAATCGGAGTGTCCGTACATTCAACCCCAGTTGACATGTCAAGAACATGGAAGGCCTGATAAAGACTATCAGAAATGGCGATGGCAACCTCATGGATGCGATCTTCCTAG CTTCAATGCGACATTGATGTTGGAAACACTAAGAGGGAAGAGAATGATGTTTGTTGGTGACTCATTGAACCGTGGTCAATACGTATCAATGATATGTCTTCTTCATAAACTCATCCCTAATGACCAGAAATCCATGAAAACTCATAAAAATGGTTCCCTCACAGTTTTCAAAGCCAGG gatTATAATACGAGCATTGAATTCTACTGGGCTCCATTTCTCCTTGAATCGAACTCAGATAATGCGGTTGTTCATAGGATATCTGATAGAGTAGTGAGGAAAGGTTCGATCAATAAGCACGGCAAGAATTGGAAAGGGGTTGATATCTTGGTTTTCAATACCTATTTGTGGTGGATGACTGGCCTGGAGATGAAAGTCTT GAAAGGATCGTTTGAGGAGgagaataaagaaataataaaggtTTCAACTGAGGAAGCCTATGGAATGGGAATGAGAAGCATGTTGAGATGGGTGAGAAAAAATATGGATCGCAAGAAGACTAGGGTTTTTTTCACTAGCATGTCCCCTACTCATGCAAA GGGTATAGATTGGGGAGGTGAACCTGGTGAGAACTGTTATAATCAAACAACAATGATTGAAGATCCGAACTATTGGGGTTCAGATAGTAGAAAAAGTATAATGAAGGTGATTGGAGAAGTGTTTAGTAAATCAAAGTACCCCATTACATTCCTTAACATCACTCAACTCTCAAATTATCGTAAAGATGCACACACATCGATTTATAAAAAGCAATGGAATCCATTGACGCCCGAGCAATTGGCTAACCCGATTAGTTATGCGGATTGTACTCATTGGTGTTTGCCTGGCCTTCAAGATACTTGGAATGAGCTCCTCTTTGCCAAATTATTTTATCCTTGA